One region of Novipirellula artificiosorum genomic DNA includes:
- a CDS encoding ECF-type sigma factor: MSDVTQILRQIEDGDDQAAEKLLPLVYDELRKLAAVKMAQEKPGQTLDRTALVHEAYIRLVDVAETRHWDSRGHFFSAAAIAMRRILVEQARRKRRQKRGGEWHRISLRQIELPCGLPVDDLLALDEAIEKLEHESAEKAKVVQLRFFVGMNHEEIAKALGVSVVTVGRNWRYARAWLRRELHGGAEGDESEDFH; the protein is encoded by the coding sequence ATGAGTGACGTCACACAAATCCTTCGGCAAATCGAAGACGGCGACGACCAAGCCGCTGAGAAGCTGCTGCCGCTGGTCTATGACGAGCTGCGCAAGCTAGCCGCGGTTAAGATGGCCCAAGAAAAGCCAGGGCAGACCTTGGATCGAACAGCACTGGTCCATGAGGCTTACATACGGCTTGTCGATGTCGCGGAGACGCGGCATTGGGATTCGCGTGGGCACTTCTTTTCGGCGGCCGCGATCGCGATGCGCCGCATTCTGGTTGAGCAGGCAAGACGCAAACGACGACAAAAACGAGGAGGCGAATGGCATCGGATTTCACTCCGGCAAATTGAATTGCCTTGCGGATTACCCGTGGATGACTTGCTCGCCTTAGATGAAGCGATCGAGAAGCTGGAACATGAATCTGCTGAAAAAGCCAAAGTCGTGCAGCTCCGTTTCTTCGTGGGCATGAACCACGAAGAAATCGCCAAGGCTTTAGGGGTCTCCGTCGTAACCGTAGGCAGGAACTGGCGTTATGCGCGCGCCTGGCTACGTCGCGAATTGCACGGAGGAGCGGAAGGCGACGAAAGCGAGGACTTTCATTGA
- a CDS encoding transposase, whose protein sequence is MRQAVIDRILVDKLNTTSVAQAMERDFLLKLSTGFLYDCLEYAIRKFDGAEFRAKVLSEFSGSLCVDEIHLGHRVVLLASDPVSDNPVACALVSKNDGAHMLRFLQNLKNHGFSPETVISDRSPLYPKTIAQVWPEANHQLCVFHVISEVNDHVLDAVREVRRVIKPKRVKKGRGRPSKRNRARVKKLKEQREQADRLFRRRRTIVRHILLQFGNWMKRKENRAEMAAQPINQGGD, encoded by the coding sequence GTGCGGCAGGCAGTCATTGATCGCATTTTGGTCGACAAGCTCAACACGACCTCCGTTGCCCAAGCCATGGAGCGAGACTTCTTGCTCAAGTTGTCCACCGGATTTCTCTACGACTGTTTGGAATACGCGATTCGTAAATTTGATGGCGCGGAGTTTCGTGCCAAGGTTCTGAGCGAATTTTCCGGCTCGCTTTGTGTCGACGAAATTCATCTTGGTCACCGAGTCGTTTTGCTCGCCAGCGATCCGGTTTCGGACAATCCGGTTGCCTGTGCGTTGGTTTCCAAGAACGATGGGGCGCACATGTTGAGGTTCTTGCAAAACCTGAAAAACCATGGGTTCTCACCCGAAACCGTGATCTCGGATCGCTCGCCGCTGTATCCCAAAACGATCGCCCAGGTCTGGCCCGAAGCCAACCATCAGCTTTGCGTTTTTCATGTGATTTCCGAAGTGAACGATCATGTGCTTGATGCCGTTCGCGAGGTCAGGCGGGTGATCAAACCCAAGCGAGTCAAGAAAGGAAGAGGACGGCCAAGCAAACGCAATCGCGCTCGGGTGAAGAAACTCAAGGAGCAACGCGAACAAGCCGACCGTCTGTTCCGGCGACGACGAACGATCGTCCGTCACATCCTGCTCCAGTTTGGAAACTGGATGAAACGCAAAGAAAACAGGGCCGAAATGGCCGCGCAACCAATCAACCAAGGTGGCGATTAG
- a CDS encoding radical SAM protein, with amino-acid sequence MIHCRSLEFHVVHGCNLSCQQCSHYSNFLRGGIVTVEEARENFDAWCKRIQPRRFTILGGEPTLNPNLCRILVMGRWKFRRSKRLLVTNGFFLHRHPELPKVLINQGYKLEISQHGTSSDYLEKFAAVQETIAKWRRDHPRLRIGVRQSHSGWRRQYNMVDGKALPILSNPRDGWKACIQKHCTQLHLSCLWKCPALAYHSQLERKLELQNIPAWQLFRDYQAIPPTTTDAEIRQFFATKEIPQCGLCPDHKIPFLHADPTVHEVGLPVVTSIA; translated from the coding sequence ATGATCCACTGTCGATCCCTTGAATTTCATGTCGTTCATGGTTGTAATCTCTCGTGCCAACAGTGTTCACACTATTCAAACTTTCTCCGTGGCGGCATTGTGACCGTCGAAGAAGCTCGAGAGAATTTCGATGCTTGGTGCAAACGCATTCAGCCGCGGCGGTTCACGATTCTCGGTGGCGAACCCACGTTGAATCCAAACCTATGCCGAATCCTCGTCATGGGACGTTGGAAGTTTCGACGCTCGAAGCGACTGCTGGTCACCAACGGGTTCTTCCTCCATCGCCATCCAGAGTTACCGAAGGTCCTGATCAATCAAGGCTACAAGCTTGAGATCTCGCAGCATGGCACATCATCAGACTATCTGGAGAAGTTTGCAGCGGTTCAAGAAACGATCGCGAAATGGCGCCGCGATCATCCAAGGTTACGAATCGGGGTTCGCCAATCCCATTCCGGTTGGCGACGCCAGTACAACATGGTCGACGGCAAGGCATTGCCGATCCTCTCAAATCCACGCGACGGCTGGAAGGCCTGCATCCAAAAGCATTGTACGCAATTGCACCTGAGTTGCCTATGGAAATGCCCGGCCCTAGCGTACCATAGCCAGTTAGAACGCAAACTAGAACTTCAAAACATCCCCGCCTGGCAACTCTTCCGCGACTACCAAGCGATCCCGCCCACCACAACCGACGCCGAAATCCGCCAATTCTTCGCCACCAAAGAAATTCCCCAATGCGGCCTCTGCCCCGACCATAAGATCCCATTCCTGCACGCTGATCCCACAGTTCATGAAGTTGGTTTGCCGGTCGTCACTTCTATTGCATAG